In a genomic window of Gossypium arboreum isolate Shixiya-1 chromosome 9, ASM2569848v2, whole genome shotgun sequence:
- the LOC108454006 gene encoding vacuolar protein sorting-associated protein 36: MSNFFSKAEVTSSGRPVLPRNEVECHLLSAVDLEPEDHRHFSLLKSGLLILTTHRLIWLPSSSASTPTSASAIPLAAISHIFSSKKSLKSVFHSPRIRFQVLVSSDGRVFDPGSGSGSSSGSGSRSVVVTAVIRGKGDCDGFLVKFWDSWRARAWETTEISGSGSASASGSGAATGTGGGLYSSDGSVRMVGVAGILRKEQEMWESTDKSLQDAFQDLNALMSKAKEMVMLAEKMRQKLLFGTSSQTSGTNDEDMGSKEEMQDWLLSVGIISPVTKESAGALYHQQLSRQLADFVRIPLERAGGMINLIDAYCLFNRARGTELISPDDMLQACSLWEKFDVPVMLRKFDSGVMVIQNKSHSDEEVFARIKSLVTKPEALRTGISPTDAAMTLGIAPAMAKEHLLTAESKGLLCRDISPDGFRFYINLFPEIDPCNMYFVKDYGICSTWIKAVSTTG, encoded by the exons ATGTCCAACTTTTTCTCCAAGGCGGAGGTGACAAGCAGCGGCCGCCCTGTCCTCCCCCGCAACGAAGTCGAATGCCACCTTCTCTCCGCCGTCGACCTCGAACCTGAAGACCACCGTCACTTCTCGCTCTTAAAATCGGGTCTCCTCATCCTCACCACCCACCGCCTCATCTGGCTACCTTCTTCTTCCGCCTCCACCCCTACTTCCGCCTCAGCCATCCCTCTTGCTGCCATTTCCCACATCTTCTCTTCCAAAAAATCTCTCAAGTCCGTCTTCCACTCCCCTAGGATCCGCTTCCAAGTCCTCGTCTCGTCCGATGGTCGGGTCTTCGATCCAGGTTCCGGGTCTGGTTCCAGTTCAGGTTCGGGCTCGAGATCAGTCGTAGTAACGGCAGTGATTAGAGGGAAGGGGGACTGTGATGGGTTTTTGGTGAAGTTTTGGGACAGTTGGCGGGCGAGAGCTTGGGAGACTACTGAGATTTCAGGTTCCGGCTCAGCTTCGGCTTCGGGTTCAGGGGCAGCCACAGGAACCGGTGGAGGGTTGTACTCGAGTGATGGGTCGGTGAGGATGGTTGGGGTGGCGGGTATTTTAAGGAAGGAGCAAGAAATGTGGGAGAGTACTGATAAGAGTTTGCAGGATGCTTTTCAGGACTTAAATGCTCTCATG AGTAAAGCTAAAGAGATGGTGATGCTAGCAGAAAAAATGAGACAAAAGCTTTTGTTCGGAACGAGTTCTCAAACAAGTGGAACAAATGATGAGGATATGGGTTCAAAGGAAGAGATGCAAGATTGGTTGTTGAGTGTTGGCATAATATCCCCAGTCACTAAAGAGTCTGCAGGTGCCCTGTACCATCAACAATTGTCCCGTCAG CTGGCAGATTTTGTGAGAATTCCACTGGAGAGAGCAGGTGGAATGATCAACCTTATAGATGCCTATTGTCTCTTCAATCGTGCTCGTGGCACAG AATTGATCTCTCCAGATGATATGTTGCAAGCGTGTTCTTTGTGGGAGAAATTTGATGT TCCAGTGATGCTTAGGAAGTTTGATAGCGGAGTTATGGTGATCCAAAACAAGTCCCACAGTGATGAGGAG GTTTTTGCTAGAATCAAAAGCCTTGTGACTAAGCCTGAAGCGCTTCGAACTGGCATAAGTCCAACTGATGCTGCAATGACATTAGGGATTGCTCCAGCCATGGCCAAGGAGCATCTTCTAACTGCAGAGAGCAAAG GTTTGCTATGCAGGGATATAAGCCCCGATGGCTTTCGGTTTTATATTAACCTGTTTCCTGAAATCGACCCATGTAATATGTATTT